A single window of Polyodon spathula isolate WHYD16114869_AA chromosome 2, ASM1765450v1, whole genome shotgun sequence DNA harbors:
- the LOC121305348 gene encoding 3-hydroxy-3-methylglutaryl-coenzyme A reductase-like has product MLTGLFRLHGLFVASHPWEVIVGTVTLTICMMSMNMFTGNDQICGWNYECPKFEEEILSSDIIILTITRCIAIVYIYFQFQNLRQLGSKYILGIAGLFTIFSSFVFSTVVIHFLDKELTGLNEALPFFLLLIDLSKACALAKFALSSNSQDEVRHNIARGMAILGPTFTLDALVECLVIGVGTMSGVRQLEIMCCFGCMSVMANYFVFMTFFPACVSLVLELSRESREGRPIWQLSQFARVLEEEEDNKPNPVTQRVKMIMSLGLVLVHAHSRWITKPSSQNSTVETSKVELGLDKTMPKRIEPEMPLWQFYLSRMVSMDIEQVITLGLALLLTIKYIFFEQTEMESTFSLKNPMSSPAAQKRIADDCCGKDSGLKHSQKSAAEAMVTKEDTAEVIKPLPVVSVLKTKFVAGDDIFSDASSLPSSPAPQIQLPLDSRPTEECLSILRNPEKGAQWLSDAEVISLVNAKHIPAYKLENTMESPERGVAIRRLMLASKLPNPSSLKTLPYKDYDYSMVIGTCCENVIGYVPVPVGVAGPLILDGKQFQVPMATTEGCLVASTNRGCRAIALGGGASSRILADAMTRGPVVRLPTACQAAEVKAWLESPEGFKCIKEAFDNTSRFARLEKLLIGLAGRNLYIRFQSKTGDAMGMNMISKGTEQALSTLLEKFPELHVLAVSGNYCTDKKPAAINWIEGRGKSAVSEAIIPAQIVREVLKTSTEALVDVNINKNLVGSAMAGSIGGFNAHAANIVAAIYIACGQDPAQSVGSSNCITLMEATGPTNEDLYISCTMPSIEVGTVGGGTNLAPQQACLKMLGIQGASKENPGENARQLARVVCGTVLAGELSLMAALAAGHLVKSHMTHNRSKMNLQELSVTCTKQAA; this is encoded by the exons ATGCTGACAGGGCTGTTCCGTTTGCATGGGCTGTTTGTAGCCTCCCATCCTTGGGAGGTTATAGTGGGGACAGTGACGCTGACCATCTGTATGATGTCAATGAACATGTTTACTGGGAATGATCAGATCTGCGGCTGGAATTATGAGTGTCCGAAGTTTGAAGAG GAGATTTTGAGTAGCGACATCATCATCTTGACAATCACTCGCTGCATAGCAATTGTATATATTTACTTCCAGTTCCAAAATCTGCGTCAGCTTGggtcaaaatatatactgg gTATTGCAGGTCTCTTCACAATCTTCTCCAGTTTCGTATTCAGCACTGTCGTTATCCACTTCCTTGATAAAGAACTGACCGGCCTCAA CGAAGCCttgccgttcttcctgctgctgattGATCTCTCAAAAGCATGTGCGTTAGCTAAATTCGCACTGAGCTCTAACTCGCAG GATGAAGTGAGACACAACATTGCACGTGGCATGGCCATCCTCGGACCCACCTTCACGCTCGATGCTCTGGTTGAATGCCTTGTGATTGGAGTTGGTACCATGTCCG GCGTGCGTCAGCTGGAAATCATGTGCTGCTTTGGCTGCATGTCGGTCATGGCAAATTACTTTGTCTTCATGACCTTCTTCCCTGCGTGTGTCTCCCTAGTATTGGAG CTCTCTCGGGAGAGCCGTGAAGGACGCCCCATCTGGCAGCTCAGCCAATTCGCACGTGTcctggaggaggaggaagacaaTAAACCAAACCCAGTGACCCAGAGAGTGAAGATGATAATG TCTTTGGGACTGGTTCTTGTTCATGCTCACAGTCGCTGGATTACCAAACCTTCCTCTCAGAACAGCACAGTGGAGACCTCCAAAGTTGAACTAGGACTTGATAAAACAATGCCGAAGAGAATTGAACCTGAGATGCCACTATGGCAGTTTTACCTGTCCAG AATGGTTAGCATGGACATTGAACAAGTGATCACTCTCGGACTGGCCTTGTTGCTCACTATAAAGTACATCTTCTTTGAGCAGACTGAGATGGAGTCCACATTCTCCCTGAAAAACCCCATGTCATCACCAGCAGCTCAAAAGAGAATTGCAGACGATTGCTGCGGGAAAGACAGTGGGTTGAAACACTCCCAAAAATCTGCAGCAGAGGCTATGGTTACAAAAGAGGATACAG CTGAAGTCATTAAACCTTTGCCAGTTGTTAGTGTATTGAAGACCAAGTTTGTAGCCGGTGACGACATCTTTTCCGATGCATCGTCTCTACCCTCCTCTCCTGCACCACAGATTCAATTACCATTGGATTCCCGTCCCACTGAGGAGTGCCTGTCTATACTTAGAAACCCAGAG AAAGGTGCTCAATGGTTGAGTGATGCAGAGGTTATCTCCCTGGTCAATGCAAAGCACATTCCAGCGTACAAGCTGGAGAACACCATGGAGTCTCCTGAACGGGGTGTGGCGATTCGCAGGCTGATGCTGGCATCCAAACTCCCAAACCCATCTTCATTGAAGACCTTGCCTTACAAAGATTACGATTATTCCATG GTCATTGGAACGTGCTGTGAGAATGTGATCGGATACGTGCCGGTGCCAGTTGGAGTCGCAGGCCCACTGATCTTGGACGGGAAACAGTTTCAGGTTCCCATGGCAACAACAGAGGGCTGTCTTGTGGCGAGCACAAACCGAGGGTGTAGAGCAATAGCA CTTGGAGGAGGAGCAAGCAGCCGGATCCTGGCTGATGCCATGACTCGAGGCCCTGTGGTGAGACTGCCCACAGCGTGCCAGGCAGCAGAAGTCAAAGCATGGCTGGAGAGTCCTGAAGGGTTCAAGTGCATTAAAGAGGCCTTCGACAACACCAGCAG GTTTGCACGCCTTGAGAAGCTTCTTATTGGTCTTGCTGGACGAAATCTGTACATCCGATTTCAGTCCAAAACTGGAGATGCTATGGGGATGAACATGATTTCTAAG GGCACGGAGCAGGCGCTCTCCACGCTGCTGGAGAAGTTCCCTGAGCTGCACGTCCTGGCAGTCAGCGGGAACTACTGCACTGACAAGAAACCTGCAGCCATCAACTGGATTGAGGGGCGAGGGAAATCCGCTGTGAGTGAAGCCATCATTCCAGCTCAGATAGTGCGAGAG GTTTTGAAGACTTCCACAGAAGCCTTGGTTGATGTTAATATTAACAAGAACTTGGTTGGCTCTGCTATGGCCGGCAGTATAGGTGGCTTCAATGCACATGCAGCTAATATTGTAGCTGCCATCTACATCGCCTGTGGACAG GATCCTGCCCAGAGTGTTGGCAGCTCAAACTGCATCACCCTCATGGAGGCAACGGGTCCCACAAATGAGGATCTGTACATCAGCTGTACAATGCCATCTATAGAGGTGGGGACTGTTGGGGGAGGAACCAACTTGGCACCACAACAGGCCTGTTTGAAG ATGTTGGGGATTCAGGGAGCCAGCAAAGAGAATCCAGGTGAAAATGCCAGGCAGCTGGCGAGAGTTGTGTGTGGGACTGTGCTGGCAGGAGAGCTGTCTCTAATGGCAGCATTGGCAGCAGGACACCTTGTCAAAAGTCATATGACTCACAACAG GTCAAAGATGAACCTGCAAGAACTCTCGGTTACCTGCACCAAGCAAGCAGCGTGA